In Musa acuminata AAA Group cultivar baxijiao chromosome BXJ3-9, Cavendish_Baxijiao_AAA, whole genome shotgun sequence, a single genomic region encodes these proteins:
- the LOC135649833 gene encoding coilin-like isoform X1: MAEPMRVRVEFEDRRLLTKSQRKDGLRRCWILLGPHLPTVADLAAHLARTFALNRSCPRGIRLYMDEFVLPPFESTSIFRDKDIIRVSKKAVKQRQLLGTCNSAYCMQDSENVVEESMHIDNNLLVHPDLPVNSWTKKRKKRGGSCDFQQNTTNIHAILSEETNLKKKEHMNKTQMLKRKKLNRSNTEKPIITAEPDENVLFEKNEHFVQKRSSLRRILNRKDGTSDGDGRCDSLISNRLHQAHSNYCRNQPESHANCKAERSEYPLLVDVSLLKTISTSDMQGDGSKIATLVSNWEVAVSVASAKESSTHVTEPMPNSDWGQMQPGLGERMKTQLQENRWDCWIANKISATPWPWAVSGRGAVATADGSFGGKWGNQAPAKYVTNLKSSKS; the protein is encoded by the exons ATGGCGGAGCCGATGAGGGTTCGCGTGGAGTTCGAGGACCGCCGCCTGCTCACCAAGTCCCAGCGGAAGGACGGCCTCCGCCGCTGCTGGATCCTCCTCGGCCCCCACCTGCCCACCGTCGCTGACCTCGCCGCCCACCTCGCCCGCACCTTTGCCCTCAACCGCTCCTGCCCGCGCGGCATCCGCCTCTAC ATGGATGAATTTGTCTTACCTCCATTTGAATCAACCAGTATCTTCAGGGACAAGGATATCATCAG GGTGAGCAAGAAGGCTGTTAAACAGAGGCAGCTTCTTGGGACATGTAACAGTGCATATTGCATGCAAGATTCTGAGAATGTTGTGGAAGAAAGCATGCATATTGATAATAACCTTCTCGTTCATCCAGATCTCCCCGTGAACTCATGgactaagaaaagaaaaaaaagagggggTAGCTGTGATTTTCAACAGAACACAACAAACATCCATGCAATTTTGAGTGAAGAGACAAATTTGAAAAAAAAGGAGCATATGAACAAGACTCAGATGTTGAA GAGGAAGAAATTAAATCGAAGCAACACTGAAAAGCCTATCATAACTGCTGAGCCAGATGAGAATGTCCTATTCGAAAAGAATGAACACTTTGTTCAGAAGAGAAGCAGCTTAAGGAGAATTTTAAATAGGAAAGATGGGACATCTGATGGAGATGGCAGATGTGATTCACTCATTTCAAACAGGCTTCATCAGGCGCATTCAAACTATTGTAGAAATCAGCCTGAATCTCATGCTAATTGCAAGGCAGAACGG AGTGAATACCCTTTGCTTGTGGATGTCAGTTTGCTGAAAACAATTTCTACAAGTGACATGCAAGGTGATGGAAGTAAGATAGCAACATTGGTAAGCAACTGGGAAGTAGCAGTATCAGTCGCAAGTGCTAAGGAGTCGAGTACTCATGTCACAG AGCCCATGCCAAATTCTGACTGGGGGCAAATGCAGCCGGGTTTGGGTGAGAGAATGAAGACTCAGCTTCAAGAGAATAGATGGGATTGCTGGATAGCAAATAAGATTAGTGCAACTCCCTGGCCATGGGCAGTGAGTGGGAGAGGTGCAGTAGCGACTGCTGATGGATCTTTTGGAGGAAAATGGGGCAATCAGGCTCCTGCCAAGTATGTTACTAATCTCAAATCTTCCAAATCTTAG
- the LOC135649833 gene encoding coilin-like isoform X2 produces the protein MAEPMRVRVEFEDRRLLTKSQRKDGLRRCWILLGPHLPTVADLAAHLARTFALNRSCPRGIRLYMDEFVLPPFESTSIFRDKDIIRVSKKAVKQRQLLGTYLPVNSWTKKRKKRGGSCDFQQNTTNIHAILSEETNLKKKEHMNKTQMLKRKKLNRSNTEKPIITAEPDENVLFEKNEHFVQKRSSLRRILNRKDGTSDGDGRCDSLISNRLHQAHSNYCRNQPESHANCKAERSEYPLLVDVSLLKTISTSDMQGDGSKIATLVSNWEVAVSVASAKESSTHVTEPMPNSDWGQMQPGLGERMKTQLQENRWDCWIANKISATPWPWAVSGRGAVATADGSFGGKWGNQAPAKYVTNLKSSKS, from the exons ATGGCGGAGCCGATGAGGGTTCGCGTGGAGTTCGAGGACCGCCGCCTGCTCACCAAGTCCCAGCGGAAGGACGGCCTCCGCCGCTGCTGGATCCTCCTCGGCCCCCACCTGCCCACCGTCGCTGACCTCGCCGCCCACCTCGCCCGCACCTTTGCCCTCAACCGCTCCTGCCCGCGCGGCATCCGCCTCTAC ATGGATGAATTTGTCTTACCTCCATTTGAATCAACCAGTATCTTCAGGGACAAGGATATCATCAG GGTGAGCAAGAAGGCTGTTAAACAGAGGCAGCTTCTTGGGACAT ATCTCCCCGTGAACTCATGgactaagaaaagaaaaaaaagagggggTAGCTGTGATTTTCAACAGAACACAACAAACATCCATGCAATTTTGAGTGAAGAGACAAATTTGAAAAAAAAGGAGCATATGAACAAGACTCAGATGTTGAA GAGGAAGAAATTAAATCGAAGCAACACTGAAAAGCCTATCATAACTGCTGAGCCAGATGAGAATGTCCTATTCGAAAAGAATGAACACTTTGTTCAGAAGAGAAGCAGCTTAAGGAGAATTTTAAATAGGAAAGATGGGACATCTGATGGAGATGGCAGATGTGATTCACTCATTTCAAACAGGCTTCATCAGGCGCATTCAAACTATTGTAGAAATCAGCCTGAATCTCATGCTAATTGCAAGGCAGAACGG AGTGAATACCCTTTGCTTGTGGATGTCAGTTTGCTGAAAACAATTTCTACAAGTGACATGCAAGGTGATGGAAGTAAGATAGCAACATTGGTAAGCAACTGGGAAGTAGCAGTATCAGTCGCAAGTGCTAAGGAGTCGAGTACTCATGTCACAG AGCCCATGCCAAATTCTGACTGGGGGCAAATGCAGCCGGGTTTGGGTGAGAGAATGAAGACTCAGCTTCAAGAGAATAGATGGGATTGCTGGATAGCAAATAAGATTAGTGCAACTCCCTGGCCATGGGCAGTGAGTGGGAGAGGTGCAGTAGCGACTGCTGATGGATCTTTTGGAGGAAAATGGGGCAATCAGGCTCCTGCCAAGTATGTTACTAATCTCAAATCTTCCAAATCTTAG
- the LOC135649834 gene encoding uncharacterized protein LOC135649834 has translation MVTLRPPPHLPRIAAVSSSHSDPSRAAGKIKRLVLTSEGRTKLNTAPDRDFYAFPRFVTHVDAAFISALTGLYRERLAPEWAVLDLMSSWVSHLPQEVAYERVVGHGLNAQELARNPRLDYFFVKDLNRDQELQFEDCSFHAVVCAVSVQYLQWPEKVFVEVFRVLKPGGVFIVSFSNRLFYEKAISAWRDGSDYSRVQLVVQYFQSVDGFTQPEIVKNVPPKADASLLSGMMRLIGLYRTDPFYAVIAYRNFKPVYEEAE, from the exons ATGGTCACCTTGCGCCCGCCTCCCCACCTTCCTAGAATCGCTGCCGTGTCCTCTTCGCACTCCGACCCTTCCAGGGCCGCGGGCAAGATCAAGCGCCTCGTCCTCACCAGCGAGGGCCGGACCAAGCTCAACACCGCCCCCGACCGGGACTTCTACGCCTTCCCCCGCTTCGTGACCCACGTCGACGCCGCCTTCATCTCCGCTCTGACGGGGCTCTACCGGGAGCGCCTGGCGCCGGAGTGGGCGGTGCTGGACCTCATGAGCTCCTGGGTGAGCCACCTGCCGCAGGAGGTAGCGTACGAGCGAGTTGTCGGCCATGGGCTCAACGCCCAGGAGCTGGCCAGGAACCCCAGGCTTGACTATTTCTTCGTCAAGGACCTCAACCGTGACCAGGAGCTCCAGTTCGAGGATTGCAGTTTCCATGCGGTGGTGTGCGCCGTCAGCGTTCAGTACCTGCAGTGGCCGGAGAAG GTATTTGTCGAGGTTTTTAGGGTTCTCAAACCAGGTGGGGTGTTCATCGTAAGCTTCAGCAATCGTCTATTTTATGAGAAAGCAATCAGTGCATGGAGGGATGGGAGTGATTACAGCCGAGTCCAATTGGTTGTGCAGTACTTCCAATCTGTGGATGGATTTACACAGCCTGAGATAGTCAAGAATGTACCACCAAAGGCTGATGCTTCACTTCTTAGTGGAATGATGAGACTGATTGGGTTATATAGGACGGATCCCTTCTATGCAGTGATTGCGTATAGAAATTTCAAGCCAGTGTATGAAGAAGCCGAATGA
- the LOC103998321 gene encoding zinc finger A20 and AN1 domain-containing stress-associated protein 1-like codes for MDSGEHRENPPPCARGCGFVGSPATRGLCSWCYRDICLMEQLEKMRPPLAAAESDAVSRKVAAAQSSSYRDEEPPKAADRCGRCKKKVRLCARFECRCGSTFCAAHRLPETHECAFDYKAHGRAAIAKANPVVVKDKLRRI; via the coding sequence ATGGATTCCGGAGAGCACCGCGAGAACCCGCCCCCCTGCGCCAGAGGCTGCGGCTTCGTCGGCAGCCCCGCGACGCGGGGCCTGTGCTCTTGGTGCTACCGAGACATCTGCCTCATGGAGCAGCTCGAGAAGATGCGGCCGCCTTTGGCCGCTGCGGAGTCCGACGCCGTGAGTCGGAAGGTCGCGGCCGCGCAGTCCTCCTCCTACCGGGACGAGGAGCCCCCGAAGGCGGCGGACCGGTGCGGGCGGTGCAAGAAGAAGGTGAGGCTGTGCGCGAGGTTCGAGTGCCGGTGCGGGAGCACGTTCTGCGCGGCGCACCGCCTCCCGGAGACGCACGAGTGCGCGTTCGACTACAAGGCGCACGGCCGCGCGGCGATCGCCAAGGCCAACCCCGTCGTCGTGAAAGACAAGCTGCGGAGGATCTGA
- the LOC135649029 gene encoding abscisic acid receptor PYL4-like, producing IYFAISKTRRGGEKEDAFFTSSQAFHPTQKGHRRRKRQAAVHGARAAGGGGAKQRCTAHALPEAVAKYHEHAAGRKQCCSAVVQEVAAPVAVVWSVVRRFDKPQAYKRFVKSCRVVVGDGGVGTLREVRVVSGLPATTSTERLEILDDEHHVLSFRVVGGEHRLANYRSVTTIHPAPEPVGHAMVVESYVVDVPPGNTKDDTRVFVDTIVRCNLQSLARTAEAL from the coding sequence atttaCTTTGCTATATcaaagactagaagaggaggggaAAAAGAAGATGCCTTTTTTACCTCCTCCCAAGCCTTCCACCCAACCCAAAAGGGTCACCGGAGGCGGAAGCGCCAAGCAGCGGTGCACGGCGCACGCGCTGCCGGAGGCGGTGGCGCCAAGCAGCGGTGCACGGCGCACGCGCTGCCGGAGGCGGTGGCGAAGTACCACGAGCACGCGGCGGGGCGGAAGCAGTGCTGCTCGGCGGTGGTGCAGGAGGTGGCTGCCCCGGTGGCGGTGGTGTGGTCGGTGGTGCGCCGCTTCGACAAGCCACAGGCCTACAAGCGCTTCGTGAAGAGCTGCCGCGTCGTGGTCGGCGACGGCGGGGTGGGCACGCTCCGTGAGGTGCGTGTCGTGTCGGGACTGCCGGCGACAACCAGCACCGAGCGGCTCGAGATCCTGGACGATGAGCACCACGTGCTAAGCTTCCGGGTGGTCGGCGGCGAGCACCGTCTCGCCAACTACCGGTCCGTCACCACCATCCACCCCGCGCCGGAACCCGTCGGCCACGCCATGGTCGTGGAGTCGTACGTGGTGGACGTGCCGCCGGGGAACACCAAGGATGACACCCGGGTCTTCGTCGACACCATCGTCAGGTGCAACCTCCAGTCCCTGGCGCGCACCGCCGAAGCCCTCTAA